ACCGCGGCCGCGCAGCCCCTGGTCGACCGGCGGATGCGCGACCACGTGCACGCGCACGTCACCGAGGCGGTGGCCGAGGGCGCGGAGCTGCTGGTCGGCGGCGAGGTCCCGGACGGCGACGGCTCCTACTACCCGGCGACCGTGCTGATGGGCTGCACGGCCACCATGCGCGTGATGCGCGAGGAGACCTTCGGCCCGGTGGCCCCGGTGCGGATCGTGGCCTCCTTCGAGGAGGGCCTGGCCGAGGCGTGCGTGGACGAGCACGGCCTGGCCGCGACCGTGCTGACCGGGTCGATGGCCAACGCCCAGCGGGCGTGGCGGGCGCTGCCCGTGGGCACGGTGAAGGTCAACGCGGTGTTCGGCGGCGCGCCGGGCGGTGCCGCGCAGCCGCGCCGGTCCTCCGGCACCGGGTTCGGCTACGGCCCCGAGCTCCTCGACGAGATGACGACGGTGAAGGTCGTGCACCTCGGGCAGGCTCAGATCCAGCCCTCCTCCCAGGCCAGGCGGGCGGCCTCGTAGCGGGTGCTCACCCCGAGCTTCGTCATCGCCGACGACAGGTAGTTGCGCACGGTGCCCGCGGCCAGGTGGGCGTCGCGGGCGATGGCGGCCACCGTGCCGCCGCCCAGGGCGTACCGCAGCACGTCCAGCTCGCGCGTCGTCAGCGGGCACGCGCCCTCGGTCAGCGCGGCGGCGGCGATCTCGGAGTCCACGTAGCGGCGACCGGCGTGCACGTCGCGCAGGATCGACGCGAGCCGGGCGGCGGGCGTGGTCTTGGGCACGAACCCGAGCACGCCCGCGCTCAGCGCCCGCCGCAGCACGCCGGGCCGGGCGTGCCGGGTCACGATCACCACCGCCACCCCGGCCAGGTCGCGCACCGCCTCGGCGGCCCGCACCCCGTCCCGGCGGGGCATCTCCAGGTCGAACACGGCGATGTCGGGCCGGTGCTCGCGCACCGCCGCCACCGCGGCATCGCCGTCGCTGACCTGGGCGACCACCGCGATGTCGTCCTCCAGCTCCAGCAGCGCGGCCAGCGCGCCCCGGATCAGGTCCTCGTCGTCGGCGAGCACGACGCGGATCGGCGCCCCCGTCAC
This portion of the Saccharothrix syringae genome encodes:
- a CDS encoding response regulator transcription factor, coding for MTGAPIRVVLADDEDLIRGALAALLELEDDIAVVAQVSDGDAAVAAVREHRPDIAVFDLEMPRRDGVRAAEAVRDLAGVAVVIVTRHARPGVLRRALSAGVLGFVPKTTPAARLASILRDVHAGRRYVDSEIAAAALTEGACPLTTRELDVLRYALGGGTVAAIARDAHLAAGTVRNYLSSAMTKLGVSTRYEAARLAWEEGWI